One window of Metopolophium dirhodum isolate CAU chromosome 3, ASM1992520v1, whole genome shotgun sequence genomic DNA carries:
- the LOC132940780 gene encoding zinc finger CCHC domain-containing protein 10-like produces the protein MAPLHIPKKKPMYVPPQGVRCQKCLEFGHWTFECKGKRKFADRPTRTTLLKRNLNKDRPASMILSKPAKEEKSKKKVKDAKRKKKNVNSSDSESDSDGSSSSDSSGSNSKSSSSSSSSSSSDDSVSGSSSSSSSSSSSSSGGRSSSGGSSSSSNNSKKKSKSGKKK, from the exons ATGGCACCACTTCatataccgaaaaaaaaacc AATGTATGTACCTCCACAAGGTGTCCGCTGTCAAAAGTGCCTGGAATTCGGTCATTGGACTTTCGAGTGTAAAGGAAAGAGAAAATTTGCAGACCGTCCGACTCGCACGACATTGCTCAAGAGGAATTTGAACAAGGACAGGCCCGCAAGTATGATCTTATCCAA GCCCGCAAAAGAGGAGAAATCGAAGAAAAAAGTGAAAGACGCGAAAcggaaaaagaaaaatgtaaactCTTCAGACTCAGAAAGCGACAGTGACGGTTCTTCCAGCAGCGACAGCAGTGGCAGCAACAGCAAAAGCAGTagtagcagcagcagcagcagcagcagcgacGATAGTGTCAGTGGCAGCagtagcagcagcagcagcagcagcagtagtAGCAGTGGAGGTAGAAGTAGCAGCGGCGGTAGTAgtagcagcagcaacaacagcaaGAAGAAAAGCAAATCtggaaagaaaaaataa
- the LOC132940781 gene encoding osteocalcin 2-like, with translation MDQDEQCLAPQLCIRCLSSYDRGRQVAVVSNSDACTCPDDETCPHNKKTAALQLLVLRKKKISLQHQQTSSTTNNESNKTIGRGVLQESDEDDDDDDCSSSSSSSSSTSSCSSGDTTTSESEDGGSRITCASASSSQ, from the exons ATGGACCAAGACGAACAGTGTCTGGCGCCGCAGCTGTGCATCCGTTGCCTGTCGTCGTACGACCGTGGCCGACAAGTCGCGGTCGTGTCCAACTCGGACGCGTGCACGTGCCCCGACGACGAGACGTGTCCGCACAACAAGAAGACCGCCGCGCTGCAGCTGTTGGTCCTCAGGAAAAAAAA GATAAGTTTGCAGCATCAGCAGACGTCGTCGACGACGAACAACGAATCAAACAAGACCATCGGCCGTGGTGTACTGCAGGAATcggacgaagacgacgacgacgacgactgttcctcttcgtcgtcgtcatcaAGTAGCACTTCATCATGCAGCAGTGGCGACACTACTACGTCAGAATCCGAAGACGGTGGGTCGCGGATTACCTGCGCGTCTGCTAGTTCGTCACAATAA